The genomic stretch AAAGAAAGATTGACAGCAAACTCACGAACTTGCAGCAGTGCGAGATAGCCAAACGAAACGTCTTTACGGACATTGCACTAGATGAAATTGTCACCGCCCCCGactcagcccaaaaggaggccaccaATTAACGGGAAACTAAAGAGGATGTTCCTGAGAGCAACGAACTTTCAAATAGGAATCATCACCGTCCACCggtaaatatttcttttttaggTTCCAAAGGGGGAGAATTTCCAATTGAGCTATCGCAGGGAAACATCGATCACACAGGGCTCGATCGTAATGGGATACCATACGGACGCGGAATTGCTCTCTCATTCGTGCGAGAAAGCATCAAGAAAGGAATTTGAAGCGATACAAAGCAGGGCATGAGGATGGAATAGAACAACCCACCTGGATCGCCCGTTAACTCCACCAGCAATGCGGGCCATCGTGGGCTGCCGAAGAATCGAACACGAACGCGAATACGAGGAAGAAGGGAGATATGAAAGACGAGTAGAAGGAGAAGGAACGGTGTTGGAGGACGAGaccgagagagagaaagagagagagaattggagggacgagagcgagagcgagagagagagagagagagagaagagaggagggGGGGAGAACGGGTAGATGTGCTCGAGATAAAGCTCTCTGCGGGTTCGTGCAAAGAGTCATGTATGCGAGCGTCCAATCCACCATGGATGTAGGTGGAGATGATGCGGCATGTATGGACCCGATTATGCCACGTATGCACtagaaaataaatcaaataatatgttaatattatatatatatatatatatatacacacatatatatatataatatatatgtatatacatatatgtatatatacatatatacatacatatatatataatctgacaCTTATCGACAATCTCAATAGGTTATATCACACATAAATAacggatattatatatatatatatatatatatatatatatatatatatatatattatatacataaaaaGCAAAAGATCAAACGGATCTCAGCTAAAAAGTAGcttgattttattattaaaatattgagACCATAATAAaacaaattcttttttatttaaatgcAACAACAAGACAAACTCTCGTCCCTGATTCTTTAGTTCACATGTATGAAATGTACTTCAATAAAAACATATACGTCATAAATAATGGATATTATATATGCATTAAAACCAAAAGACCACTCTCAAAACTACATAATTATATATGCATTAAAACACAATCCACTCTCGACGAAGGGGCTTTTGATGATCAGATCATTTCCTTCAGCATCTCTTTTGATGCCTGAAGATTCTCAAAGCATATATAATTAAGCATGCGCAAGCAAAAGATGTGACCAAAAATAATACCTGGCTGTAAAAAGTTGGAATGATAATAATTTTTTAGGATTCATATTTACAATGAGTCAATATATATCAACAGAGGCATCTGAAACTGAGACATAACCGTTCATAGGTTACACAACTCGAAAAGTATATATGATTATGCCTTGCAAAATTATGAAGTTGAAACCATCGTTATAGTTGTGAGCTAAGGGAAAAATGGCAAAGCAAACATGAAGACTATCTATCCACCAATATTCCTTAAGAGCCAATCAACTGCCGCATGGACATTTCCAGAAGTGGCACTCAAAGCCCGAATGTTTGCTGGAGTGTCCAAGAAACCCATTTCTTGTAGCTGGGATAGCTGTGTCGCATATCGTTCCTCTGGTGGCACTGCAAGACATAGACCCATAGAAATGTTTAACACTTGGGAAATTTGGAATACAGATTTCGATCGCAAAAGGATATTCTGGTATTAATTGACACAGGCTAGAAGGCATATAACCATCAGGGTTATTAGGAACACCAGCACCAGGTCCAAGCCCACCGAACATGTTCATCAGGAGCTCCAGTCCACTGGTATTTGTAGTCCCTGCATCAAAACAAAATGATAAATGCATCTTGTATTTAAAATGCATCCATTGTGCAGAAATATCATTAAGACAGAAAGACTTGAGATCTTATGGAAAGCCATATCACAGATCTAGTGAATGAACATGGGATCGAGAGGCCCCAAGGACCAGATACATTGGATGATTTCCTCATACCTGCTGCACCACCGTCATTCTGATTTTGTTCCCTGCAATGACGAGCATAAAGTCGGTGAACAAATCAAAATTTGAAATGCATGCCAGTAACTAACTCATCTTAAGGTGCAAAGGCAACAAACAGTCAAAGCTCGGCTCCAATTGTGCTTTTGCACTAGTTCATAtatcaaaaagaaaatgaaacttaacaacattcttttttttcaaatttcaaTCTTAGTCAATCAAACAAGATTTCACCCATGGACATTAAAGAAAAAAGGCAAGCTCAACCAATCCTAGACATGCACAAGTACTTTATCTATTTTGATGAGTGATAATATGTAAAGGTTAATGAATAGCAGAATAACAAAATAAAAGGAATCAATCTTATATAAGTGATAACTTACTGGCTCGACTGTTGCCGAACAACCTGGGATAGAAGTGATTGCTGAAAAGATTGAAGTTGCTGCAAAGAGGAAAAATAAAGACTTTGCAACAGAAAACCAGAAACAAATTATGATTGCAAATGTAGCTACCTGCAACATCTCAGGAGAAGTAAGCTGACGAATCAATTCTGGGTTCTGCAACATATCTCTAAGTTGGGAATTGGACCCCAATGAGCCACCAAGTTGCTGATTCAATACCTAATAATAAGCAACAATCAGATATGGACTAGCAAAAATTACAGCTCTGTCTCACTCATAATAGATAGCAGATACCTGATTCATAAACTGAGGGTTGGAGAGAAGGGACTGCATCATCTGCATAATGGCTGGATTCTGCAGAACCTGATTCAAAAAGGATGGATCCGGCATGCCACCAGCCATCCTTTCCAACTCTGGCAAACCAGGCCCGCCTAACCCCGCAATGGCTGGAGATCTTCCATCACTTACAGGGGCTTGTCTAGTGTTTGTAGTTCGTGCACCTCCTGCTGTTGCATGAACTTTTAGTACATAACAAATAAACCATATGAAGTAATAAGAATATCAAATCACTTACCTGTTCTGCCCCATGGGTTTGGTAGTGGGTTACTGTTTGGTGCAGCAGTTTCGTTTGTTGCATCGGAATCAGTAACGGACTGGTTTGGTGTCTGATCTCTTGCCTGCATAGCACCCAGATTCCCCAAAAGTGCAGCAAATGGGTTTCGCTCCAAATCGTTGCCCAAGTTCCCTGCTCCGGTCGTAGCATTCAGGAATGGCTCCTGAACAGTTTCATACATGCGCCTAAGCATGTTGAATCCTTCTGGGGATGACTCAATGTTGCTCATAGCCCTATCAGTGTTCCGCATTAATTCTCTCATGAGTTCAGGATTCCTCATGACTTCCAGTGATTGTCGTAGTGTACTAGGGTCATTAAGGACATGTGCGAAATCAGGGTTACGGTCTATGATTTCACGCATTTGAGGATTGTTCATTATCATATTTCGCAACAGGTCAGGATTATTTATCAGACTCTGAACGGCAGGCATATTCATCATTTCCCTCATCATGCTAGGATTTTGAGCAAGCTGCTGCTGCATCTGATTAAGATCTGGTAAACCAAACCCCAAAAAACCTGAACCACTACCATCTCTTCTGTTAACACCAAGGCCAGGGAAAAGCGAGCCTCCAAAATCAGCTCCAAATCGGCCACCTTCATTAGAACCACCACTCTCAACACCTGTAGTATTGTTCGGAACCCTTGAAGCTCCATTGCTAGCTACAGTCACATCAGCAGATGCAGCTGGTGGTATTGAACCACGAACCAAATGAATTGTGTGATCTGACTCCAGCCCTAGGAAGGACAAAAGACAAAAGGAAGCCTTAAAATAATGCCAGTGAATGATGGAGACCAAGAGAACCAACCACATCAATGCAATCATCTAGCCTTAATGGTCACTAACTAAAGCACAGAGAGCAACAAGGCGACCACACAATTAACAAGAAATGAGGTGGTACTAAACAGAAAATAAACAACTTACAATCACTCAGTTAGCCAGTATGATTGATGCCTAAAATAACAAGAGGATTAAATAtgaaagaaatgaaaaaaaagaaatctgCTGTACTACTTCAAGGTAGGAGTCAAGCATCATAAAATTAGGTCAATATGGATTCAAGTAAGTCCAATTGTAACAAGAATGTCAAGGAATCAAGCAGGATACTATGGAAAAATTCAACAAACTTTTGAGCTCCAACCATACCATATAACAATAACTTATCATGTTTTTTTATGTGGTAAAAGATCTACTTGAACAATTTTATGtagtaataattatatttattgtatCCTTGCCAAGATTTCTAGTCTGCTGGACGGACAGTACAGTACAAGTTGGCCCAGTTTGTAAACAAATCAGGAGacaattcaaaatcaacaaaaaTGTAAAAAAGTTGTAGATAAATTAAACAAAGACTACTTGAACAATTTTATGCAGTAATAACTATGTTTTTTATGTCCTTACCAAAGTTTCTAGAGACAGTACAGTACAAGTTGGCCAAGTTTGTAAACAAATCAGGAGACAATTCAAAAATCAATGAAAAAAAAGTTGTAGATAAATAAAACAAAGACTGACACAAGCAAATTTGTGGTTTCGCATACAAGTTCATGTCAACAGGCAAAGATGGATATGATGCACTCTGTTGAAAGGAGAATAGAACAAGAGAGTTGATGCCCACACATACAACACTAGAATCCCCAATGCACACATTATAAAGGAAGACCCTAATAGAATAGGAGTACAAAAGTCAAATGCAAATACAAATCCTTCCCACCACCACAGACCTTTCCTTCCCTAAGTTGTTTTCTTCTGAAAATATTGCTGGCCTGACATGCCAGTATGGGTCAAACTCGAAGCACACCAAACAAAAAGCATGAGAAGCCTATAGCAATTTAGAGAATTTCATATGTACCCTAATACAGAATACAGATGCAATTTTTCACACATGAGAGTTCAAATTAGCAGATATCCCCTtataatttgtaaaaaaaattcatacacCCAGTTCTTTTATATATGTACAAAATTTCTAATTTGAAGAGTATTAATAAAGACCACTAGAGAGGGTTTTCATGATAGATAATCATAAAGGTCTGTTTATTTAGAGGGGCACACAACTTTAGGGGAGCAACCATGCAATGTTGCCAGCAATCTAATCTAAAAGACTAAAACTAACCCCAGATAGGATAAAACTATACCTAAACTCAGTCTCATCAAAATTGCATCAACTCAAAATTCTAGTGAATATTTTTACCCTAAACTGTTTGTCAGGTTTTCTTCTGTGGTCCAATTCCTTTGTAGTACTTCACTGCACTATAAATTATTCACGATATTTTGCTCATGCAAATTAAGTGATGTATAATAATTAATCCACATTTAGTTACGGCATGCTTCTTTTGTACTGACAAAAATGTGGCAACAACTTCATTGCAAGCGAGTTCATAACATAATATAATTGAGACCACCACTTGCCTTCCACTCAAAGCTTCATCATTAACTTTTTGTATACCTTGTGGACAGTTATATATGATTAACATATCACTATACACATATTTTACACAAGATCCACAAGCAATATAGCTAAATTGAAATGTATGTTACCCTCAAGTATAACCATGAATAAGCTTAAAAAGACCAATTGACTGTCTCCTTtccttctcaaagaacaagaGATGTCATAAAACTGACTCACAGCTCAATAATGTAACAAAGTTAGTCACAGGACAATTATTATTAAGTTAATTACAGTAACAAATGTGTCAACTTGTTTTGCTCTTAACAGACTGTAAAAGACTCCAACTTGCTCAATTGTCTATGACATCCAGTAAAATATTAAGCGATAATCCCTACACCCTAAGGAAATACCATCTTCCATATTTACAGAAAAAGAACGGTCAAAATGCAGCATATCACCAGTTTGCCAGTTACatgttgaaagatttggaatacgTACCTAAGTATTtccatgtcaatatatgataactcACATTTCTAAAAACAGTTTTGAACTGTCAACCAAGTAACCGGTAGAATGAGTATACACTAAAATCTGCCAGAGTTGCATGCTCTTAAGGCACTGCAACCACTTATCTGACATCAATTGCTCCAAGTCATCAACCTTGCAGGATAAACTACTCTAACAAGAATCCAGCTATAATACGACAGCCTCATGCAGAAAATAATTGCATTGATCTAACTATCCAATCATTTTTCTACACTTATTAGTTAATGACAGGAACCAGAATTTTCATCCCATGTTCAATTTTCcagaattttttatttgtttccatatCTTTCACATTGGATAAATTAGACCTATCATTGAGACATGCTATCAGCTCAAGACCACAACTCTAGTCCATATATTGGTCTAAATTCAACACAATATTTTATATGATTGGTTGAGCTCGGATACAAAAAATTAGGTCTTATTAAGTCACCAGAAAGCACAGGCAAGTCCTTAATAATTTATGCTCGGTCCAGACCATAAGAATCTctataaaatcataataaatactTTATCCACTTTGCGGATAATAAACAATAAACCTTAGACAGCCCGATTCACTAAATACCTTTTGGCCATCGGTCGTTACATATCATGAGATTTTACTTTCAATTTTGTTATGATAGAAGTGCCTCTCTGGGAGGATATCTTCACCCCTTGAAGAAAGGAGGCGAGGCCGTTGATAGGAGGTGAAAATCCTAAAAATTTTAAGGGGCATCAAGACAGAACATAAGGTCCAAAAGCATTTCCATCTTGAAGTTGTGCGCTGACACATGATAAATATTCATTTCAATATATATTTCTTGTTCAACGTTTGATCAAAGCATCGAAAGCTTTCATCCTTTACGCATCCACTAGTGATTATTTTTGACATCTTGCATTTCTTATGCTATATCGCGTCTCTTTAAGGAAGATTCTCTCGTTAACAGGCAATCAATTCTGAAAATGACATCTATCTACAAAATAAATAGGGAGATAT from Musa acuminata AAA Group cultivar baxijiao chromosome BXJ1-3, Cavendish_Baxijiao_AAA, whole genome shotgun sequence encodes the following:
- the LOC135614481 gene encoding ubiquitin domain-containing protein DSK2a-like isoform X2 is translated as MGTDGDSGHASGSDTVGGAAAVTVHVRSSSGSKFSVQTALDSTVAALKAALVEKCNIPVEQQRLIYKGRILKDEQTLESYGLESDHTIHLVRGSIPPAASADVTVASNGASRVPNNTTGVESGGSNEGGRFGADFGGSLFPGLGVNRRDGSGSGFLGFGLPDLNQMQQQLAQNPSMMREMMNMPAVQSLINNPDLLRNMIMNNPQMREIIDRNPDFAHVLNDPSTLRQSLEVMRNPELMRELMRNTDRAMSNIESSPEGFNMLRRMYETVQEPFLNATTGAGNLGNDLERNPFAALLGNLGAMQARDQTPNQSVTDSDATNETAAPNSNPLPNPWGRTGGARTTNTRQAPVSDGRSPAIAGLGGPGLPELERMAGGMPDPSFLNQVLQNPAIMQMMQSLLSNPQFMNQVLNQQLGGSLGSNSQLRDMLQNPELIRQLTSPEMLQQLQSFQQSLLSQVVRQQSSQEQNQNDGGAAGTTNTSGLELLMNMFGGLGPGAGVPNNPDVPPEERYATQLSQLQEMGFLDTPANIRALSATSGNVHAAVDWLLRNIGG
- the LOC135614481 gene encoding ubiquitin domain-containing protein DSK2a-like isoform X1, which encodes MGTDGDSGHASGSDTVGGAAAVTVHVRSSSGSKFSVQTALDSTVAALKAALVEKCNIPVEQQRLIYKGRILKDEQTLESYGLESDHTIHLVRGSIPPAASADVTVASNGASRVPNNTTGVESGGSNEGGRFGADFGGSLFPGLGVNRRDGSGSGFLGFGLPDLNQMQQQLAQNPSMMREMMNMPAVQSLINNPDLLRNMIMNNPQMREIIDRNPDFAHVLNDPSTLRQSLEVMRNPELMRELMRNTDRAMSNIESSPEGFNMLRRMYETVQEPFLNATTGAGNLGNDLERNPFAALLGNLGAMQARDQTPNQSVTDSDATNETAAPNSNPLPNPWGRTAGGARTTNTRQAPVSDGRSPAIAGLGGPGLPELERMAGGMPDPSFLNQVLQNPAIMQMMQSLLSNPQFMNQVLNQQLGGSLGSNSQLRDMLQNPELIRQLTSPEMLQQLQSFQQSLLSQVVRQQSSQEQNQNDGGAAGTTNTSGLELLMNMFGGLGPGAGVPNNPDVPPEERYATQLSQLQEMGFLDTPANIRALSATSGNVHAAVDWLLRNIGG